The following DNA comes from Palaemon carinicauda isolate YSFRI2023 chromosome 22, ASM3689809v2, whole genome shotgun sequence.
ttactgccagatctttactcagacggcatttattaggtttacaacgcttccagaagacaagaatcattgccagatctttactcagacagattcagtaaggtttacatcgctcccagaaggctaaaattattgccagatctttgctcagacaacatctattagatttacaacgcttccagaaggctaaaattactgccagatctttactcagacggcatttattaggtttacaacgcttccagaagacaagaatcattgccagatctttactcagacagattcagtaaggtttacatcgctcccagagggctaaaattattgccagatctttgctcagacggcatttattaggtttacaacgcttctagaagactagaatcattgccagatctttactcaaacagattcagtaaggtttacatcgctcccagaaggctaaaattactgccagatctttgctcagacgacatttattaggtttacaacgcttccagaagacaagaatcattgccagatctttactcagacagattcagtaaggtttacatcgctcccagaaggctaaaattattgccagatctttgctcagacaacatctattagatttacaacgcttccagaaggctaaaattactgccagatctttactcagacggcatttattaggtttacaacgcttccagaagacaagaatcattgccagatctttactcagacagattTAGTAAggtttacaacgctcccagaaggctaaaattattgccagatctttgctcagacaacatctattagaTTTACaatgctcccagaaggctaaaattattgccagatctttgctcagacaacatctattagatttacaacgcttccagaaggctaaaattactgccagatctttactcagacggcatttattaggtttacaacgcttccagaagacaagaatcattgccagatctttactcagagagattcagtaaggtttacatcgctcccagagggctaaaattattgccagatctttgctcagacggcatttattaggtttacaacgcttccagaagacaagaATCATTGCCAGATATTTACTCAGACAGAttcagtaaggtttacatcgctcccagaaggttaaaattattgccagatctttgctcagacggcatttattaggtttacaacgcttccagaagactagaatcatTGCCAGATATTTACTCAGACAGAttcagtaaggtttacatcgctcccagaaggctaaaatcattgccagatctttgctcagacaacatctattagatttacaacgcttccagaaggctaaaattactgccagatctttactcagacggcatttattaggtttacaacgcttccagaagactagaatcattgccagatctttactcagacagattcagtaaggattacatcgctcccagaaggctaaaattattgccagatctttgctcagaaggcatttattaggtttacaacgcttcaagaagactagaatcattgccagatctttactcaaacAGATTTAGTAAGGTTTacatcgctcccagaaggctaaaattattgccagatctttgctcagacaacatctattagatttacaatgcttccagaaggctaaaattactgccagatctttactcagacggcatttattaggtttacaacgcttccagaagactagaatcattgccagatcttcaCTCAAACAGAttcagtaaggtttacatcgctcccagaaggctaaaattattgccagatctttggtcagacaacatctattagatttacaacgcttccagaagactgaaattactgccagatctttgctcagacggcatttattaggtttacaacgcttccagaagactagaatcattgccagatctttactcagacagattcAGTAAGGATTACATCGCTcacagaaggctaaaattattgccagatctttggtcagacatcTATtagatttacaacgcttccagaaggctaaaattactgccagatctttgctcagacggcatttattaggtttacaacagttccagaagactagaatcattgccagatctttactcagagagatTCAGTAAGGATTacatcgctcccagaaggctaaaattattgccagatctttgctcagacaacatctattagatttacaacgcttccggaaggctaaaattactgccagatctttactcagacagattcagtaaggtttacatcgctcccagagggctaaaattactgccagatctttgctcagacggcatttattaggtttacaacgcttcaagaagactagaatcattgccagatctttactcaaacagattcagtaaggtttacatcgctcccagaaggctaaaattattgccagatctttgctcagacaacatctattagatttacaacgcttccagaaggctaaaattactgccagatctttactcagacaacatttattaggtttacaacgcttccagaagactagaatcattgccagatctttactcagacagattcagtaaggtttacatcgctcccagagggctaaaattactgccagatctttgctcagacggcatttattaggtttacaacgcttcaagaagactagaatcattgccagatctttactcaaacagattcagtaaggtttacatcgctcccagaaggctaaaattattgccagatctttgctcagacggcatttattaggtttacaacgcttccagaagactaaaaacattgccagatctttactcagacagattcagtaaggtttacatcgctcccagaaggctaaaattattgccagatctttgctcagacggcatttattaggtttacaacgcttccagaagactagaaacattgccagatctttactcagacagattcagtaaggtttacatcgctcccagaaggctaaaattattgccagatctttgctcagacggcatttattaggtttacaactcttccagacgactagaatcattgccagatctttactcagacagattcagtaaggtttacatcgctcccagaaggctaaaattattgccagatctttgctcagacaacatctattagatttacaacgcttccagaaggctaaaattactgccagatctttactcaaacggcatttattaggtttacaacgcttccagaagacaagaattattgccagatctttactcagacagattcagtaaggtttacatcgctcccagaaggctaaaattattgccagatctttgctcagacggcatttattaggtttacaacgcttccagaagacaagaatcattgccagatctttactcagacagattcagtaaggtttacatcgctcccagaaggctaaaattattgccagatctttgctcagacaacatctattagatttacaacgcttccggaaggctaaaattactgccagatctttactcagacagattcagtaaggtttacatcgctcccagagggctaaaattactgccagatctttgctcagacggcatttattaggtttacaacgcttcaagaagactagaatcattgccagatctttactcagacagattcagtaaggtttacatcgctcccagaaggctaaaattattgccagatctttgctcagacaacatctattagatttacaacgctttcagacgactagaatcattgccagatctttactcagacagattcagtaaggtttacatcgctcccagaaggctaaaattattgccagatctttgctcagacaacatctattagatttacaacgcttccagacgactaaaaacattgccagatctttactcagacagattcagtaaggtttacatcgctcccagaaggctaaaattactgccagatctttgctcagacggcatttattaggtttacaacgcttcaagaagactagaatcattgccagatctttactcaaacagattcagtaaggtttacatcgctcccagaaggctaaaattattgccagatctttgctcagacaacatctattagatttacaacgcttccagacgactagaaacattgccagatctttactcagacagattcagtaaggtttacatcgctcccagaaggctaaaattattgccagatctttgctcagacggcatttattaggtttacaacgcttccagacgactaaaaacattgccagatctttactcagacagattcagtaaggtttacatcgctcccagaaggctaaaattattgccagatctttgctcagacaacatctattagatttacaacgcttccagacgactagaaacattgccagatctttactcagacagattcagtaaggtttacatcgctcccagaaggctaaaattattgccagaactttgctcagacggcatttattaggtttacaacgcttccagacgactagaaacattgccagatctttactctgacagattcagtaaggtttacatcgctcccagaaggctaaaattattgccagatctttgctcagacaacatctattagatttacaacgcttccagacgactagaaacattgccagatctttactcagacagattcagtaaggtttacatcgctcccagaaggctaaaattattgccagatctttgctcagacggcatttattaggtttacaacgcttccagaagactagaatcattgccagatctttactcagacagattcagtaaggtttacatcgctcccagaaggctaaaattactgccagatctttgctcagacggcatttcttaggtttacaacgcttcaagaagactagaatcattgccagatctttactcaaacAGATTTAGTAAGGTTTacatcgctcccagaaggctaaaattattgccagatctttgctcagacaacatctattagatttacaacgcttccagacgactagaaacattgccagatctttactcagacagattcagtaaggtttacatcgctcccagaaggctaaaattactgccagatctttgctcagacggcatttattaggtttacaacgtttccagaagacaagaatcattgccagatctttactcagacagattcagtaaggtttacatcgctcccagaaggctaaaattattgccagatctttgctcagacaacatctattagatttacaacgcttccagacgaCTAGAAACATTGCCAAatctttactcagacagattcagtaaggtttacatcgctcccagaaggctaaaattactgccagatctttgctcagacggcatttattaggtttacaacgcttccagaagacaagaatcattgccagatctttactcagacagattcagtaaggtttacatcgctcccaaaaggctaaaattattgccagatctttgctcagacggcatttattaggtttacaacgcttccagaagactagaaacattgccagatctttactcagacagattcagtaaggtttacatcgctcccagaaggctaaaattattgccagatctttgctcagacaacatctattagatttacaacgcttccagaaggctgaaattactgccagatctttactcagacggcatttattaggtttacaacgcttccagaagactagaatcattgccagatctttactcaaacagattcagtaaggtttacatcgctcccagagggctaaaattattgccagatctttgctcagacaacatctattagatttacaacgcttccagaaggctaaaattactgccagatctttactcagacagattcagtaaggtttacatcgctcccagaaggctgaaattattgccagatctttgctcagacatctattagatttacaacgcttccagaaggctaaaattactgccagatctttactcagacagattcagtaaggtttacatcgctcccagagggctaaaattactgccagatctttgctcagacggcatttattaggtttacaacgcttcaagaagactagaatcattgccagatctttactcaaacagattcagtaaggtttacatcgctcccagagggctaaaattattgccagatctttgctcagacatctattagatttacaacgcttccagaaggctaaaattactgccagatctttactcagacggcatttattaggtttacaacgcttccagaagactagaatcattgccagatctttactcagacagattcagtaaggtttacatcgctcccagagggctaaaattactgccagatctttactcagacggcatttattaggtttacaacgcttcaagaagactagaatcattgccagatctttactcagacagattcagtaaggtttacatcgctcccagaaggctaaaattactgccagatctttgctcagacggcatttattaggtttacaacgcttccagaagactagaatcattgccagatctttactcagacagattcagtaaggtttacatcgctcccagaaggctaaaattactgccagatctttgctcagacggcatttattaggtttacaacgcttccagaagactagaatcattgccagatctttactcagacagattcagtaaggtttacatcgctcccagaaggctaaaattactgccagatctttgctcagacggcatttattaggtttacaacgcttccagaagacaagaatcattgccagatctttactcagacagattcagtaaggtttacatcgctcccagaaggctaaaattactgccagatctttgttcagacggcatttattaggtttacaacgcttcaagaagactagaatcattgccagatctttattcaaacagattcagtaaggtttacatcgctcccagaaggctaaaattactgccagatctttgctcagacggcatttattaggtttacaacgcttccagaagacaagaatcattgccagatctttactcaaacagattcagtaaggtttacatcgctcccagaaggctaaaattactgccagatctttgctcagacggcatttattaggtttacaacgcttccagaacactagaatcattgccagatctttactcaaacagattcagtaaggtttacatcgctcccagaaggctaaaattactgccagatctttgctcagacggtatttattaggtttacaacgcttccagaagacaagaatcattgccagatctttactcagacagattcagtaaggtttacatcgctcccagaaggctaaaattattgccagatctttgctcagacaacatctattagatttacaacgcttccagacgactaaaaacattgccagatctttactcagacagattcagtaaggtttacatcgctcccagaaggctaaaattactgccagatctttgctcagacggcatttattaggtttacaacgcttcaagaagactagaatcattgccagatctttactcaaacagattcagtaaggtttacatcgctcccagaaggctaaaattattgccagatctttgctcagacaacatctattagatttacaacgcttccagacgactagaaacattgccagatctttactcagacagattcagtaaggtttacatcgctcccagaaggctaaaattattgccagatctttgctcagacggcatttattaggtttacaacgcttccagaagactagaatcattgccagatcttcaCTCAAACAGAttcagtaaggtttacatcgctcccagaaggctaaaattactgccagatctttgctcagacggcatttatcaggtttacaacgcttccagaagactagaatcattgccagatctttactcaaacagattcagtaaggtttacatcgctcccagaaggctaaaattactgccagatctttgctcagacggcatttatcaggtttacaacgcttccagaagactagaatcattgccagatctttactcaaacagattcagtaaggtttacatcgctcccagaaggctaaaattactgccagatctttgctcagacggcatttattaggtttacaacgcttcaagaagactagaatcattgccagatctttactcagacagattcagtaaggtttacatcgctcccagaaggctaaaattactgccagatctttgctcagacggcatttattaggtttacaacgcttccagaagacaagaatcattgccagatctttactcagacagattcagtaaggtttacatcgctcccagaaggctaaaattattgccagatctttgctcagatggcatttattaggtttacaacgcttccagaagactagaatcattgccagatctttactcaaacagattcagtaaggtttacatcgctcccagaaggctaaaattattgccagatctttgctcagacaacatctattagatttacaatgcttccagaaggctaaaattactgccagatctttactcagacggcatttattaggtttacaacgcttccagaagactagaatcattgccagatcttcaCTCAAACAGAttcagtaaggtttacatcgctcccagaaggctaaaattattgccagatctttgctcagacaacatctattagatttacaatgcttccagaatgctaaaattactgccagatctttgctcagacggcatttatcaggtttacaacgcttccagaagactagaatcattgccagatctttactcaaacagattcagtaaggtttacatcgctcccagaaggctaaaattactgccagatctttgctcagacggcatttattaggtttacaacgcttcaagaagactagaatcattgccagatctttactcaaacagattcagtaaggtttacatcgctcccagaaggctaaaattactgccagatctttgctcagacggcatttattaggtttacaacgcttccagaagacaagaatcattgccagatctttactcagacagattcagtaaggtttacatcgctcccagaaggctaaaattattgccagatctttgctcagatggcatttattaggtttacaacgcttccagaagactagaatcattgccagatctttactcaaacagattcagtaaggtttacatcgctcccagaaggctaaaattactgccagatctttgctcagacggcatttattaggtttacaacgcttccagaagactagaatcattgccagatctttactcaaacagattcagtaaggtttacatcgctcccagaaggctaaaattactgccagatctttgctcagacggcatttattaggtttacaacgcttccagaagacaagaatcattgccagatctttactcagacagattcagtaaggtttacatcgctcccagaaggctaaaattattgccagatctttgctcagatggcatttattaggtttacaacgcttccagaagactagaatcattgccagatctttactcaaacagattcagtaaggtttacatcgctcccagaaggctaaaattactgccagatctttgctcagacggcatttattaggtttacaacgcttccagaagactagaatcattgccagatctttactcaaacagattcagtaaggtttacatcgctcccagaaggctaaaattactgccagatctttgctcagacggcatttattaggtttacaacgcttccagaagacaagaatcattgccagatctttactcagacagattcagtaaggtttacatcgctcccagaaggctaaaattactgccagatctttgctcagacggcatttattaggtttacaacgcttccagaagactagaatcattgccagatctttactcagacagattcagtaaggtttacatcgcttctagaaagctaaaatcactgccagaacatGTTTAGTCTCTCGAGTGGTTTCTTCAGTttgaagaagaaaagattaaataagGGGTGTGGAGAGTTATCTTCGCTATGAGAGATAAGTGCTATCACCTTATCATTCTATCTAAGGAATGAAAGACTATAATCAGCCTCCTTACCGTGTGGAAATTATGagaataacatcaataacaaatttcaaatgataattatgatatttataacaATAGCATTGATATGGAGTAAAGACGTATtgtgaaaaaaaccgtaattttaatcagaaaatcttagtaaaaatttactgttctcagccgtatttcagtaaaaatacaggcgaccgtaattatcaCCCtacattgttattttattttactggttggtgaccgcaatgttgttactgttcttaaaatatttaatttcaattgttcattacttctcaaatagtttatctatttcattatttcctttcctcactgggccatttttccctgttgaagcccttgggcttatagtatcccgcttttcaataataataataataataataataataataataataataataataaaacaggtaAATGACCTCAAAAGAACCAGAGGAGAAGTGTATGCCGTAAAAATAATGAACGGCAGAAGGAGATACTCTAGGATCGTTAAGTCGGATAAAGATGGCCGGATTCTGCATGTCCATCGACTAAAGGATGAACCAAATATCTCTCCGAACGCACAATTTATTAAGGTAAGAGACAGTGACGTAACATACCTGGAAATTACTTGAATGACGTCAGGATTACCTCTACGTTTTTACTATCAaagcttgtaatgatgatgatgatgatgatgatgatgataataataataataataataataataataatgaaaataataatgatgatggtaattataataatactaaaactaatactaataataacaaataataataataataataataataataataataataataataataataatactactactactactactactactaataataataataataagaacaaaaattgagcgtaagtagtggaataaagcaaggctgtactggctctacaacatgattcaaattaattacttatcagattataaaacaagtagaaaaggaaggtaatggttttaaaaattatattataaaactagtagtattattttttgctgatgatgtcctagtgcttgctgagaatatagaggatgctgaattgaacataaggaaagtgatagatataggaaagcagtgtggtttagacataaatagcgACAAAAGtagcatacttatatataatatgaaggagaaaccagataatatagagggaataagattAGTAAGCAacattaaatacctaggtatcaaagtaaatgatagtaggaatatgttcaaaacacagaaaagtgaaatgatagttaaggcgcaaaagctatctaatcttacatattcgatcatagaaaaaagttgtaataagatactgatagggaaaacatactggaaaagtgtagcactaccctctatattatatggaacaaatgtaattaacttaacggaaacggaaatagaaaagttgcagagaatagagaatggagtgtatagaaggatgtagccttgagaggggatgtaggagcatctgctatgaaaacaagggtaatggatggaaatctgaggtaccttaatagcatttataagggagaaaaggacttactaacagcaatagtcaatgatatggaagaaaaagagaggaagtggtggatgcttgtgaagaagtatgctgaagaatgtgggatggcgatgagagaagtcaagagatgtacgaaagaggacatgaagaagagaacaagagaatgggacacaagcaaatggaagagtgaaatggggtGCAAGGAGAgactaattttgtataaaaactggaaaagtgaaatcaaggaggaggaagtgtatggcAACACATTtgcgtcaattttattattcagagcaacagagcaaggacaaacactttgggcttgaatataaaaaacagacaccaagatggaaatataaactgtgtattctgtgatgtagaagaaaatgctaatcactttatgttatattgtccaaagtttagtgatataagaataaaaacaattgagctccaacaaccatacgaagaagatagtgcacaaacagttggaaaattcctttttttgtgaagaaaatattgaaaataaggaaagtgtactacaacaaatgtggatgaaaagacaaaaactagtgaaaataagggtgCTATATTTGTTGTGTATCTCTGCATAATGGAAGATTGATTCCTCTCGACGATTTCTTTGGAATGTTCCAAACATACTCTGTTTACAGTACCCTAATCTgccaatcacttacatttagtatTATGTCATAATGATTGAGACAATGTCCTTTTATGATATTTTCTTATAAGAAATGTACGTTACTCATAGCTTATTTCTTTCCTTCTTCAGTATGAAGAAATAACGGAGTTGACGCACTACAGTGATCGAATGACGTTCATGGATTTCGGTTCCGGAGGCAAATCCCTCGTGAGAATTGTCATTAAATACTACAATGACGTCAACTTCTTAAATCATGTTAGAAATCACATCCTTCTATGTACAGGCGAAAGGGGACCTTCGTATGTAAATTCTAAGGTATTGGAGGTGAGAGACAAGGGAAGAGCCGGTGAGTTCCTGATCTTGGGAGACTTTGAGAGGAACGATGGAACTGCTGGAAGGGCTGTCGTGTCTAGTAAGGAGGCaggtgtttggtggaagaggggAGCCAGTGTCGGGATGTTGTCTTCCTACCTCTGTCAGCATGGGTCCACAGAAGCCACTGCTTCTCAGTTTTGCATCCTCACCCAGAAATACTATGGGGCAAAGATCTTTGCATATGTCAAAGAGGGTCTCAGTGCATTAAGCAGTGTGATTCGCAAGTGTGACAATGTCAGGGAAATTGAGATAATTGATTGTGGAAGAGTCGTCTATTGTTGATATCTAGATCTTGATCAGAGGCAACCACTAGCAGAGTAAAAGAGAATGAGAAAAAGAACATAGGGTAAAGTAATCCTATGATGAATTCACGTACTTGAtagttctttttcttcattttttattttttagttttgtaaAAAGTTATGATTCTTCATTCTCAGCAGTACtatcataaaatataataatcattgTGTTTCTTGTTTATTGGCGGTAGTTATGGTCTTCTTTTGTCAACTTTATTTACCCTTATTTACCTTATTTACCCTTCCTTCTGTTCGTATTTTTTAGCAAGAAGAGTTATATCTAATCATTGTATTGTAAACCATACAAACTTTTCAAGTGACATTATATGAGCACCATAAATTGAAAGAAAGGTGACACACAGTACAtgatgttcaaaataaaaacactgTAATTAATCCTTCATTTTTGTATTGTCATTAGtaatttaaaccattgttctttagtcttgggtagtgccatagcctctgtaccatggtcttccactgtcttggattagagttctcttgcttgagggtacacttg
Coding sequences within:
- the LOC137616211 gene encoding uncharacterized protein isoform X1 is translated as MAEESRDHWEQAEREIGEVILINEKKIGELQKTNTILADDTRLKLDRIEMENHDIIQKLQGYNAEMKRVTNLVTEMLAVVSEARKRAKRSESFAEYGRNKDNVSHMLKHMQSSINKITADITNNRALHQKINEDTNIKLMKIQEILRLIPATDVMAGSLSTYRCITVNDLKRTRGEVYAVKIMNGRRRYSRIVKSDKDGRILHVHRLKDEPNISPNAQFIKYEEITELTHYSDRMTFMDFGSGGKSLVRIVIKYYNDVNFLNHVRNHILLCTGERGPSYVNSKVLEVRDKGRAGEFLILGDFERNDGTAGRAVVSSKEAGVWWKRGASVGMLSSYLCQHGSTEATASQFCILTQKYYGAKIFAYVKEGLSALSSVIRKCDNVREIEIIDCGRVVYC
- the LOC137616211 gene encoding uncharacterized protein isoform X2; translated protein: MAEESRDHWEQAEREIGEVILINEKKIGELQKTNTILADDTRLKLDRIEMENHDIIQKLQGYNAEMKRVTNLVTEMLAVVSEARKRAKRSESFAEYGRNKDNVSHMLKHMQSSINKITADITNNRALHQKINEDTNIKLMKIQEILRLIPATDVMAGSLSTYRCITYEEITELTHYSDRMTFMDFGSGGKSLVRIVIKYYNDVNFLNHVRNHILLCTGERGPSYVNSKVLEVRDKGRAGEFLILGDFERNDGTAGRAVVSSKEAGVWWKRGASVGMLSSYLCQHGSTEATASQFCILTQKYYGAKIFAYVKEGLSALSSVIRKCDNVREIEIIDCGRVVYC